One Thermococcus kodakarensis KOD1 genomic window carries:
- the yjjX gene encoding inosine/xanthosine triphosphatase, whose translation MKVAVGSTNPAKVEAVREVFLGIYGDVEVVPIEVDSGVPDQPVGLEETVKGAINRAKQAIEKTDADFGVGIEAGLYRVPETITGYMDVQFCAVVDREGRITLGHGPGFEYPPGVIRRVFEEGVEVGIAMGELVNDPELKRKIGAIGVLTHGMLVRKELNKLAVLMALVPRLNPEWYGL comes from the coding sequence ATGAAAGTGGCCGTCGGCTCAACAAACCCAGCCAAAGTTGAGGCCGTTAGAGAGGTTTTCCTGGGGATTTATGGAGACGTTGAGGTAGTCCCCATCGAGGTGGACAGCGGAGTTCCTGACCAGCCTGTCGGGCTAGAGGAGACTGTTAAGGGAGCCATCAACAGGGCCAAACAGGCCATTGAGAAAACTGATGCAGACTTTGGAGTGGGCATCGAGGCCGGCCTTTACCGGGTTCCGGAAACGATTACCGGCTACATGGACGTCCAGTTCTGTGCTGTTGTTGACCGGGAGGGCAGAATAACCCTCGGCCACGGGCCGGGCTTTGAGTACCCTCCAGGAGTAATCAGGCGGGTGTTTGAGGAAGGTGTTGAGGTCGGAATTGCGATGGGTGAGCTGGTTAACGACCCCGAGCTGAAGAGAAAAATCGGTGCGATAGGCGTTCTGACCCATGGAATGCTCGTGAGAAAAGAATTGAACAAGCTGGCTGTCCTAATGGCCCTGGTTCCGAGGCTGAACCCTGAATGGTACGGACTGTGA
- a CDS encoding DMT family transporter, with protein sequence MKKAELALLGVTVFWGFTFPAMKVSLNYFPPILFLAYRFGLASLLMLLIFGRRALKRETFKEGFILGLTLFFGHGFQIVGLKYTTASNSAFITSLYVVLTPFIAYFMLGEKVTGRDLTSLVLAVIGLYLISGAGTSINYGDFLTLLCAVSFAFQIVLVHKFGEKDYLSLTFWQLFWNFIFSALFALAFEEPAFPREVLPWVGVIYTAVFATVIAFTVQLKYQRYTTAQRAALIYSSEPVFGSLAAYIALGETLSLRGYLGAALIMSGILNEVRKN encoded by the coding sequence ATGAAAAAAGCCGAACTCGCACTCCTCGGTGTCACTGTCTTCTGGGGCTTCACCTTTCCCGCCATGAAGGTTAGTCTCAACTATTTTCCGCCGATACTCTTTCTCGCCTACCGCTTCGGTCTGGCTTCACTCCTCATGCTTCTTATCTTCGGGAGGAGGGCCCTAAAGCGTGAGACGTTTAAGGAAGGCTTCATCCTCGGCCTGACCCTCTTTTTTGGCCACGGCTTCCAGATAGTCGGCCTCAAGTACACGACGGCCTCGAACTCGGCGTTCATAACATCCCTCTACGTTGTATTAACACCGTTCATAGCCTACTTCATGCTCGGGGAAAAAGTGACCGGAAGGGACTTAACTTCGCTAGTCTTGGCTGTCATCGGCCTCTACCTGATATCCGGGGCGGGAACGTCCATAAACTACGGGGACTTCCTCACACTGCTCTGCGCGGTGAGCTTTGCCTTCCAGATAGTCCTCGTCCACAAGTTCGGCGAGAAGGATTATCTAAGCCTGACCTTCTGGCAGCTGTTCTGGAACTTCATCTTTTCGGCGCTCTTCGCCCTGGCCTTTGAAGAGCCTGCTTTTCCGAGGGAAGTGCTCCCGTGGGTGGGCGTCATCTACACGGCGGTCTTCGCCACGGTGATAGCCTTCACGGTCCAGCTCAAGTATCAGAGGTACACGACGGCCCAGAGGGCGGCCCTTATCTATTCTTCCGAGCCAGTGTTCGGCTCGCTCGCTGCTTACATAGCTCTGGGCGAGACGCTCTCCCTTAGGGGCTACCTGGGTGCGGCGCTGATCATGAGTGGAATTCTGAACGAGGTCAGGAAAAATTAA
- the cca gene encoding CCA tRNA nucleotidyltransferase: MEMEEVIAEVLQKIVPTEEERAFVKELIGELEGIAREKAQELGLEVKPYFVGSLAKDTYLAGDHDVDLFLAFPLDTPLEEVRERGLELGKEIGKTLGEYEIAYAEHPYVRAKYRDVKVDLVPCYDVRDWKDVRTAVDRSILHTKWVNENLNGKNNEVRLLKRFLKGIKAYGSEIYVRGFSGYLSEILVIKYGSFVEVLEKADFILRQKVVDPAGWLKREPEIAMKTVRREVEEDKPLVVIDPVDPRRNVAANLSWEKYGRFYFKADEFLQRPSLEFFFPTGKTGGDYLAELRRKGTHLITLLFDVPEMVDDLLFPQLERSARGFEKALSREGFEVLGWNTGRYGAEKAFVMLELDRVERPRVKIHPGPEFFTERGRDFYRKNERVWLVGKRLYAEKRVKENIIDVVRELLEKNQVALGKNLRETVKGAEILVDYVPRPLENEAYLFLSREKEGLKH, translated from the coding sequence ATGGAGATGGAAGAAGTAATCGCTGAAGTCCTCCAGAAAATCGTACCAACCGAGGAAGAGAGGGCCTTCGTTAAGGAACTGATAGGGGAGCTTGAGGGTATAGCGAGAGAAAAGGCGCAAGAGCTTGGCCTCGAGGTTAAGCCATACTTCGTCGGCTCCCTCGCCAAGGATACCTATCTCGCTGGAGACCACGACGTTGATCTCTTCTTGGCTTTTCCGCTCGACACACCTCTTGAAGAAGTGAGGGAGAGGGGACTGGAGCTTGGGAAGGAGATAGGGAAAACACTTGGAGAATACGAAATAGCCTACGCGGAGCATCCATACGTGAGGGCTAAATACAGGGACGTTAAAGTCGATTTAGTTCCCTGCTACGACGTGAGGGACTGGAAGGACGTAAGAACCGCCGTTGACCGCTCAATTCTCCACACAAAGTGGGTGAACGAGAACCTCAACGGAAAGAACAACGAGGTTAGACTGCTCAAACGCTTCCTCAAGGGGATAAAAGCCTACGGGAGCGAGATATACGTCCGAGGTTTTTCAGGATACCTCTCCGAGATACTCGTGATAAAGTACGGCTCTTTTGTTGAAGTCCTCGAAAAGGCCGACTTCATACTGAGGCAAAAGGTGGTTGATCCAGCAGGCTGGCTGAAAAGGGAACCCGAAATAGCGATGAAAACAGTAAGGAGGGAAGTTGAAGAGGACAAGCCCCTCGTTGTCATAGACCCCGTTGATCCGAGAAGGAACGTGGCCGCTAACCTGAGCTGGGAGAAGTACGGGAGGTTTTACTTCAAGGCAGACGAGTTCCTCCAAAGGCCATCGCTTGAGTTCTTCTTCCCTACGGGAAAAACTGGAGGGGACTATCTGGCGGAGCTGAGGAGAAAGGGGACTCACCTAATAACGCTTCTCTTTGACGTTCCGGAGATGGTGGACGACCTGCTCTTCCCACAGCTGGAGAGAAGCGCGAGGGGGTTTGAGAAGGCCCTTTCGAGGGAGGGTTTTGAAGTCTTAGGGTGGAACACTGGACGGTACGGTGCTGAAAAGGCCTTCGTAATGCTCGAACTCGACAGGGTTGAGAGGCCGAGGGTAAAAATCCACCCCGGCCCGGAGTTCTTCACGGAGAGAGGCAGGGACTTCTACAGAAAGAACGAGAGGGTATGGCTCGTTGGCAAGAGGCTCTACGCGGAGAAGAGGGTAAAGGAAAATATCATTGACGTCGTCAGAGAACTGCTTGAGAAGAACCAGGTGGCCCTTGGAAAGAATCTGCGGGAAACTGTAAAAGGAGCAGAGATACTCGTGGACTACGTGCCGAGGCCTTTAGAGAACGAGGCCTACCTCTTCCTTAGCAGAGAGAAGGAAGGCCTTAAACATTAG
- the ileS gene encoding isoleucine--tRNA ligase, with translation MIREPEFREYNPGQLEEKIEAFWKENNTYEKVKKLRENGPKYYFLDGPPYVSGAIHLGTAWNKIIKDMIIRFRSMQGYNVRRQPGFDMHGLPIEVKVEQALKLKNKREIETKIGVDNFIKKCKEFALNNLKIMTEQFKQLGVWMDWDNPYMTIKNEYIESGWFTLKRAWEKGLLEKDKRVLHWCPRCQTALAEHEVRGEYKMRKDPSIYVKFPIEWKEKEYLLIWTTTPWTLPANLAVAAHPEYEYAKVKVETENGEEYWIMAKALVERVLSEVGVKGEIVETFKGEELEGIRYTHVLLEEYPAQKEFREKYEWAHRVILGEHVTLEDGTGLVHTAPGHGEEDFEVGQRYGLPVYSPVDDAGRYTEGKWKGVYVKDADPEIIEYLKEKGYLVKAGEIEHKYPHCWRCKTPLIFRATDQWFLKVSKVKDQIIKENDEKVTWYPEWVKVRYDNGVMNSGDWVISRQRYWGIPLPIWESEDGEYYVVGSFEELVKLAVAIEVNGERIDLPEGYEEKLKIIEEKLGPEDLHRPYVDAFIIKVNGKEMKRVKDVVDVWFDSGIASWASLDYPRNKELFEKLWPADFIVEGEDQVTKWFYSQQAASVIAFDTVPYRAVAMHGYVLDEKGDKMSKSLGNIIRPEEVVQKEGRDPFRFYMLWATNPWENLRFSWKGLEQVKRMLNILWNVYVLSATYMSLDNFNPTKVNPEELPFREEDRWILSRVNSLIGEVTDGIETFRLTRATRGIYNFVVEDLSRWYIRLIRKRMWVEGDDPDKLAAYYTVWKVFDVLLRLMAPFTPYIAEEIYQNLIRPFVGVESVHMLDWPEADEKAIDEELEKEMEYARKIVEAGSSARQKARIKLRYPVRRIIIETEDETVKKAVERINRILRDQLNAKEVVVGKVERELIIKPNFAKVGPEFKGDAKKVIAWISEHGRELYEKGEMDVEIEGKTFHITREHVTIEEKLPDFFVAEEFDGGRVFVDKTLTRELLAEGLAREFVRRIQEMRKRLDLDVNDRIVVTIETTDENRELLQENLDYIMRETRAVEVRFEEAKGYVVEWPEVQAKIGIEKV, from the coding sequence ATGATCAGGGAGCCAGAGTTTAGGGAGTACAACCCAGGTCAGCTTGAGGAGAAGATAGAGGCCTTCTGGAAGGAGAACAACACCTACGAGAAGGTGAAAAAGCTCAGGGAGAACGGCCCGAAGTACTACTTCCTCGACGGGCCGCCGTACGTCAGCGGTGCAATCCACCTCGGTACGGCCTGGAACAAGATAATCAAGGACATGATAATCCGCTTCAGGAGCATGCAGGGCTACAACGTCAGGAGACAGCCCGGTTTCGACATGCACGGCCTTCCCATAGAGGTCAAGGTCGAGCAGGCCCTCAAGCTGAAGAACAAGCGCGAGATAGAGACCAAGATAGGCGTTGACAACTTCATAAAGAAGTGCAAGGAGTTCGCCCTCAACAACCTCAAGATCATGACGGAGCAGTTCAAACAGCTCGGCGTCTGGATGGACTGGGACAACCCGTACATGACGATAAAGAACGAGTACATCGAGTCGGGATGGTTCACGCTCAAGAGGGCCTGGGAGAAGGGCCTTCTCGAAAAGGACAAGCGCGTCCTCCACTGGTGTCCGAGGTGTCAGACGGCCCTTGCTGAGCACGAGGTCCGCGGCGAGTACAAGATGAGGAAGGACCCGAGCATCTACGTCAAGTTCCCGATTGAGTGGAAGGAGAAAGAGTACCTCCTCATCTGGACGACAACGCCCTGGACACTGCCGGCCAACCTCGCCGTTGCCGCCCACCCGGAGTACGAGTACGCGAAGGTTAAGGTCGAGACCGAGAACGGCGAGGAGTACTGGATAATGGCAAAAGCCCTCGTGGAGAGGGTTCTCAGCGAGGTAGGCGTCAAGGGTGAAATTGTTGAGACGTTCAAGGGCGAGGAGCTTGAGGGGATACGCTACACCCATGTCCTCCTTGAAGAGTACCCAGCTCAGAAGGAGTTCCGCGAGAAGTACGAGTGGGCGCACCGCGTAATCCTCGGCGAGCACGTCACGCTTGAGGACGGTACTGGACTGGTTCACACCGCCCCCGGCCACGGTGAGGAGGACTTCGAGGTCGGCCAGCGCTACGGTTTGCCAGTCTACAGTCCGGTTGACGACGCCGGAAGGTACACCGAGGGCAAGTGGAAGGGCGTCTATGTAAAGGACGCCGACCCTGAGATAATCGAGTACCTCAAGGAGAAGGGCTACCTTGTGAAGGCTGGAGAGATAGAGCACAAGTACCCGCACTGCTGGCGCTGTAAGACCCCGCTCATATTCCGCGCCACCGACCAGTGGTTCCTCAAGGTCAGTAAGGTCAAGGACCAGATAATCAAGGAGAACGACGAGAAGGTGACCTGGTACCCTGAGTGGGTGAAAGTTAGGTACGACAACGGCGTCATGAACTCCGGCGACTGGGTCATAAGCAGGCAGAGGTACTGGGGAATCCCGCTCCCGATATGGGAGAGCGAGGACGGAGAATACTACGTCGTTGGAAGCTTTGAGGAGCTCGTTAAGCTCGCTGTCGCGATAGAGGTCAACGGCGAGAGGATAGATCTCCCGGAGGGCTATGAGGAGAAGCTGAAGATAATAGAGGAGAAGCTCGGCCCAGAAGACCTTCACAGGCCCTACGTTGATGCCTTCATCATAAAGGTGAACGGCAAGGAGATGAAGCGCGTTAAAGACGTCGTTGATGTCTGGTTCGACAGCGGAATAGCGAGCTGGGCTTCCCTGGATTATCCAAGGAACAAGGAGCTATTCGAGAAGCTCTGGCCGGCGGACTTCATAGTTGAGGGCGAAGATCAAGTTACCAAGTGGTTCTACTCCCAGCAGGCGGCTTCAGTCATAGCCTTCGACACCGTCCCGTACAGGGCCGTTGCAATGCACGGCTACGTCCTCGATGAGAAGGGCGACAAGATGAGCAAGAGCCTCGGCAACATCATAAGGCCGGAAGAGGTTGTCCAGAAGGAAGGAAGGGACCCGTTCAGGTTCTATATGCTCTGGGCAACGAACCCGTGGGAGAACCTCCGCTTCAGCTGGAAGGGCCTTGAGCAGGTCAAGAGGATGCTCAACATCCTCTGGAACGTCTACGTGCTTTCAGCCACCTACATGAGCCTAGATAACTTCAACCCAACCAAGGTCAATCCAGAGGAACTTCCCTTCAGGGAGGAGGACAGGTGGATACTCAGCAGGGTCAACAGCCTCATCGGAGAGGTCACCGACGGAATAGAGACCTTCAGGCTGACAAGAGCTACAAGGGGCATCTACAACTTCGTTGTCGAAGACCTGAGCAGGTGGTACATAAGGCTCATCAGGAAGAGAATGTGGGTTGAGGGCGACGACCCGGACAAGCTGGCGGCCTACTACACCGTCTGGAAGGTCTTTGACGTCCTTCTAAGGCTCATGGCGCCGTTCACGCCATACATAGCCGAGGAGATATACCAGAACCTCATAAGGCCCTTCGTCGGTGTGGAGAGCGTCCACATGCTCGACTGGCCGGAGGCGGACGAGAAGGCCATTGACGAGGAGCTTGAAAAAGAGATGGAGTACGCCAGGAAGATAGTCGAGGCAGGCTCAAGCGCCAGACAGAAGGCCAGGATAAAGCTCCGCTACCCTGTCAGAAGGATAATCATCGAGACCGAGGACGAGACAGTTAAGAAGGCCGTCGAGAGGATCAACAGGATACTCAGGGATCAGCTCAACGCCAAAGAAGTCGTCGTTGGAAAGGTCGAGCGCGAGCTTATCATAAAGCCGAACTTCGCGAAGGTTGGGCCCGAGTTCAAGGGCGACGCCAAGAAGGTAATAGCCTGGATAAGCGAGCACGGCAGGGAGCTATACGAGAAGGGCGAGATGGACGTCGAAATAGAGGGCAAGACCTTCCACATCACGAGGGAGCACGTAACCATCGAGGAGAAGCTCCCGGACTTCTTCGTTGCTGAGGAGTTCGATGGAGGAAGGGTCTTCGTGGACAAGACCCTCACCAGGGAGCTCCTGGCTGAGGGACTGGCGAGGGAGTTCGTGAGAAGGATACAGGAGATGCGCAAGAGGCTCGACCTCGACGTGAACGACAGAATAGTTGTAACAATCGAGACGACCGACGAGAACCGCGAGCTCCTCCAGGAGAACCTCGACTACATAATGCGCGAAACGAGGGCTGTGGAGGTTCGCTTCGAGGAGGCCAAGGGCTACGTCGTCGAGTGGCCAGAGGTGCAGGCGAAGATAGGGATTGAGAAGGTTTAA
- a CDS encoding PQQ-binding-like beta-propeller repeat protein produces MTENNTLVKLTESLEPLWVVEIQKNAHIKRLIPADNGVLLVGDVLAKLDGNGTLLWAKNVSVRDARVLPDGGIVFTDGKVVGVIDKNGKPLWTIKFATRIAEVPPGVRINALAPLDGYILVAGTYILPDDPKSHLFIGALSRDGTLIWTKVLNTGYYDYPDVAISLGNNGLVAGVYGGGSDAPWIADYFALRVSPDGKIEWFNSYACPREEDWDRFWSMKVLGAACNDDTCALGTTTGTFVINAEGKLLTGLNFSGKALRVENNSILLLSNGTLLTVPLKGAECRAYSSSVQFKEITPDVKVVPAELKVGEAHLQVTKIKEATRPDRGIQNTGDGGQAKGAYFGVILAVVLIVGMALVAKLRK; encoded by the coding sequence ATGACCGAAAACAATACCCTCGTTAAGCTTACTGAAAGCCTGGAACCTCTATGGGTGGTTGAGATTCAAAAGAATGCCCATATCAAACGCCTAATTCCAGCCGACAACGGCGTTCTCCTTGTCGGCGATGTTTTAGCCAAGCTCGACGGTAACGGAACCCTGCTCTGGGCAAAGAACGTGAGCGTCCGCGACGCAAGAGTTTTGCCCGATGGAGGTATTGTCTTCACAGACGGGAAGGTCGTTGGAGTGATCGACAAAAATGGAAAACCACTCTGGACAATCAAGTTCGCAACAAGAATAGCTGAAGTCCCTCCCGGTGTGAGAATAAACGCCCTTGCGCCGCTGGACGGCTACATCCTTGTGGCAGGAACCTACATTTTGCCCGACGATCCAAAGTCCCACCTTTTTATAGGGGCACTCTCCCGGGATGGAACCCTTATCTGGACCAAAGTTCTCAACACGGGATACTATGACTATCCAGATGTCGCCATCTCCCTTGGAAACAATGGGCTCGTTGCAGGGGTTTACGGCGGCGGGAGCGACGCTCCGTGGATAGCTGACTACTTTGCCTTAAGGGTGTCTCCCGACGGAAAAATTGAGTGGTTCAACTCCTACGCCTGCCCAAGAGAAGAGGACTGGGACAGGTTTTGGAGCATGAAAGTCCTCGGAGCGGCCTGTAACGATGACACCTGCGCTCTCGGAACAACGACCGGGACGTTTGTTATCAACGCCGAGGGAAAACTTCTAACGGGGCTTAACTTTTCCGGAAAAGCCCTGAGAGTGGAGAACAATTCAATTCTTCTCCTCTCGAACGGGACTCTCCTAACGGTGCCGCTGAAGGGCGCTGAGTGCCGCGCGTACTCATCCAGTGTCCAGTTCAAGGAGATCACTCCAGACGTGAAGGTCGTCCCGGCGGAGTTGAAAGTGGGGGAAGCTCATCTGCAGGTGACAAAAATAAAGGAAGCCACACGGCCAGATCGCGGAATTCAGAATACTGGAGATGGAGGCCAGGCTAAAGGAGCATACTTTGGAGTTATCTTAGCTGTGGTCTTAATCGTCGGGATGGCTCTGGTAGCTAAGCTCAGAAAGTAA
- the thpR gene encoding RNA 2',3'-cyclic phosphodiesterase yields MRAFIAIDVSDEVRDNLLRAQERIGNKAAKIKFVERENFHVTLKFLGEIDETTAEEVKRALAEIAKKHKKHRVRVKGIGVFPNPNYVRVIWAGIENDEGIKAIAEDVEKAMRKLGFKKEKDFVAHITIGRVKFVRDKLELAMALKDLANEDFGEFEVEAIELKKSTLTPKGPIYETVARFELAD; encoded by the coding sequence ATGAGGGCGTTCATAGCGATAGACGTCAGCGACGAAGTTAGGGACAACCTTCTCAGGGCCCAGGAAAGGATAGGGAACAAGGCAGCCAAGATAAAGTTCGTCGAGAGGGAGAACTTTCACGTCACGCTCAAGTTCCTGGGCGAGATAGACGAGACGACCGCCGAGGAAGTTAAGAGGGCACTGGCGGAGATAGCAAAGAAACACAAGAAACACCGCGTCAGGGTGAAGGGGATAGGCGTCTTCCCGAACCCGAACTACGTGAGGGTCATCTGGGCGGGAATAGAGAACGACGAGGGGATAAAGGCGATAGCGGAGGATGTGGAGAAGGCCATGAGGAAGCTCGGCTTCAAGAAGGAGAAGGACTTCGTCGCCCACATCACTATTGGCAGGGTGAAGTTCGTCAGGGACAAGCTTGAGCTTGCCATGGCGCTGAAAGACCTCGCCAACGAGGACTTTGGGGAGTTCGAGGTCGAGGCGATAGAGCTGAAGAAGAGCACGCTAACGCCAAAGGGCCCGATATACGAGACGGTTGCCAGGTTTGAGCTGGCCGATTGA